The Exiguobacterium aurantiacum DSM 6208 genome includes a window with the following:
- a CDS encoding peptide MFS transporter — protein MERIDKQKIVDSVPQKGFFGQPKGLFTLFFTEFWERFSYYGMRAILVFYMYYEVSEGGLGLDRNVALSIMSVYGALVYMSGVIGGWLADRVFGTSRAVFYGGVFIMLGHIVLSVLGSLTFLFISMGLIVIGTGLLKPNVSSIVGDLYHETDRRRDAGFSIFYMGINLGAFISPLIVGQVQADYGFHWGFALAAVGMFIGLVVFIVTKKGNLGLAGSYVPNPLTPSERKNAIKYSTIAVLVIGGLLAVLIPRGLFTINTFIGLVGVFGIAIPTIYFIVMYRSPKTTEIERSRIIAYIPLFIASVMFWAIQEQGATILANYADQRTNLNFLGLELRAAWFQSLNPLFIIMLAPVFAWLWVRLGDREPSIPVKFAFGILFAGLSFLVILLPAYFGGPDTLVNPLWLVLSYFIVVLGELSLSPVGLSATTKLAPAAFSAQTMSLWFLSNAAAQGINAQLVRFYSPENEMIYFGVIGGAAIVLSLILFALAPVIKRYMRGIH, from the coding sequence ATGGAAAGAATCGATAAACAGAAAATCGTGGACAGCGTGCCACAAAAAGGTTTTTTCGGACAACCTAAAGGATTGTTCACGTTGTTCTTCACAGAGTTTTGGGAACGTTTCTCGTACTACGGGATGCGGGCCATCCTTGTCTTTTACATGTATTACGAAGTGTCCGAGGGCGGTCTCGGCCTTGACCGAAACGTCGCCTTGTCGATCATGTCGGTGTACGGGGCGCTCGTCTATATGTCTGGGGTCATCGGCGGCTGGCTCGCGGACCGCGTGTTCGGGACGTCACGGGCCGTCTTCTACGGCGGTGTGTTCATCATGCTTGGACATATCGTCTTGTCGGTACTAGGCAGCCTGACGTTCTTGTTCATCTCGATGGGGCTGATCGTCATCGGCACCGGTCTCTTGAAACCGAACGTCTCGAGCATCGTCGGCGACTTGTACCATGAGACGGACCGTCGTCGCGATGCCGGTTTCAGTATCTTCTATATGGGCATCAACCTCGGGGCGTTTATCTCCCCGCTCATCGTCGGACAAGTGCAGGCCGATTACGGCTTCCATTGGGGCTTCGCCCTCGCCGCCGTCGGGATGTTCATCGGGCTCGTCGTCTTCATCGTCACGAAGAAAGGCAATCTTGGGTTAGCCGGGTCCTACGTGCCGAACCCGTTGACGCCGTCAGAACGGAAAAACGCGATCAAATACTCGACCATCGCCGTCCTTGTAATCGGTGGACTGCTCGCCGTCTTGATTCCACGCGGGCTATTCACGATCAACACGTTCATCGGACTCGTCGGTGTGTTCGGGATCGCAATCCCGACAATCTACTTCATCGTCATGTATCGTAGTCCGAAGACGACAGAAATCGAGCGGTCGCGCATCATCGCCTACATCCCGCTCTTCATCGCCTCGGTCATGTTCTGGGCAATCCAGGAGCAAGGGGCGACGATTCTCGCCAACTACGCTGATCAACGGACGAACTTGAACTTCCTCGGTCTCGAGCTGCGCGCGGCATGGTTCCAATCACTCAATCCGCTGTTCATCATCATGCTTGCGCCGGTGTTCGCCTGGTTATGGGTCCGGCTCGGTGACCGTGAGCCGAGCATCCCGGTCAAGTTCGCGTTCGGCATCTTATTCGCCGGACTCAGCTTCTTGGTCATCTTGCTACCGGCTTACTTCGGAGGGCCGGACACGCTCGTCAACCCGCTCTGGCTCGTCCTCAGTTACTTTATCGTCGTCCTCGGCGAGCTCAGCCTGTCACCGGTCGGACTGTCGGCGACGACGAAACTCGCACCGGCGGCCTTCTCGGCCCAAACGATGTCGCTTTGGTTCTTGTCGAATGCGGCGGCACAAGGAATCAACGCCCAGCTCGTCCGCTTTTACTCGCCGGAGAACGAGATGATTTACTTCGGTGTCATCGGTGGCGCCGCCATCGTCCTCAGTCTGATTTTGTTCGCCCTCGCACCCGTCATCAAACGCTATATGCGCGGGATTCACTAA
- a CDS encoding MDR family MFS transporter, translating into MYQSLKRLDRNIWIRFLGETITGVMMFMIAPFLVLYYSDKLDSYVQVGVILATGPIMALIGSVIGGRFADIYGRKPVMMIAIIGDALALVGFAFADSFWPLLLLNAMLGLTNSLFHPAASAMVADVTEPEQLNEAFGLLRMGHNIGAAFGPLLGSAVLFLDRQYIFFAAAVVFGIYALVLAKWIRETLPETTEHETLSNQDVLRVFAQDRVFLVFIFAGVFISMGFAIVESMLPLFLRESFPTFTDRQNPFAYLLALNGIMVVLFQFPIASKLGQKPFGNVMLAGATVFGVGMMLLAVVPRLLYSVGTPYLMLVSILLAVYAFYTLGEMIMSPVQQTFIAMIAPENMRGAYNGAASIQWLIGGVTAPLFASLFFNRGAGHVALLLVGLASCVSGLIYWQLGRRVRATEAKQKTA; encoded by the coding sequence CTCGTCCTCTACTATAGTGACAAGCTCGACAGTTACGTCCAAGTCGGGGTCATCCTGGCGACAGGACCGATCATGGCGCTCATCGGCTCGGTCATCGGCGGACGTTTCGCGGACATCTATGGCCGCAAGCCCGTCATGATGATCGCCATCATCGGGGATGCGCTCGCACTCGTCGGCTTCGCCTTCGCCGACTCGTTCTGGCCGTTGTTGCTTCTAAACGCGATGCTCGGTTTGACGAATTCACTGTTCCACCCGGCCGCGAGCGCCATGGTCGCCGACGTGACCGAACCGGAGCAGTTGAACGAAGCGTTCGGCTTGCTCCGCATGGGGCACAACATCGGGGCCGCGTTCGGTCCGCTCCTTGGCAGTGCCGTCCTCTTCCTCGACCGACAATATATCTTTTTCGCGGCGGCAGTCGTGTTCGGGATCTATGCGCTCGTCCTGGCCAAATGGATTCGTGAGACGTTGCCGGAGACGACCGAGCACGAGACGTTGTCGAACCAAGACGTGTTGCGCGTCTTCGCCCAGGACCGCGTCTTCCTCGTCTTCATTTTCGCCGGCGTCTTCATCTCGATGGGCTTTGCCATCGTCGAGAGCATGTTGCCGCTATTCTTGCGAGAATCGTTCCCGACGTTCACGGACCGGCAAAACCCGTTCGCATACTTGCTCGCCTTGAACGGCATCATGGTCGTCTTGTTCCAGTTCCCGATCGCCTCGAAGCTCGGCCAAAAACCGTTCGGGAACGTCATGCTCGCCGGGGCGACCGTGTTCGGTGTCGGCATGATGCTCCTCGCCGTCGTTCCGCGTCTCCTTTATTCAGTCGGCACGCCATATCTCATGCTCGTCTCGATCTTGCTCGCCGTCTATGCGTTCTATACGCTCGGGGAGATGATCATGTCACCGGTCCAACAGACGTTCATCGCCATGATCGCGCCTGAGAACATGCGCGGGGCCTACAATGGGGCCGCCAGCATCCAGTGGTTGATCGGGGGCGTGACGGCGCCGCTGTTCGCGAGCTTGTTCTTCAATCGCGGTGCCGGCCACGTCGCCCTCCTCCTTGTTGGCCTCGCCAGCTGCGTCTCCGGTCTCATCTACTGGCAGCTCGGACGTCGGGTCCGCGCGACAGAAGCCAAACAGAAGACGGCTTGA
- a CDS encoding general stress protein: MLETRIVRDMMSVDHEVNGMVSGGCVNEHIYLFAKDEELTLRLAAEAGVQPYRITEKGLWESLVSKFTKNSDDRIEQLESLGLTKEMVESLEGEIQDGKIVLVCDKS, from the coding sequence ATGTTAGAAACGAGAATTGTACGAGATATGATGTCGGTCGACCATGAAGTGAACGGGATGGTTTCGGGCGGCTGTGTGAACGAACACATTTACTTATTCGCGAAAGACGAAGAATTGACGCTCCGCCTCGCCGCTGAAGCAGGCGTCCAGCCTTACCGCATCACGGAGAAAGGGCTCTGGGAGTCACTCGTCTCGAAATTCACGAAAAACTCAGACGATCGGATCGAACAGTTGGAAAGCCTCGGCTTGACAAAAGAAATGGTCGAATCGCTTGAAGGCGAGATTCAAGACGGCAAGATCGTTCTCGTCTGCGACAAATCATAA
- a CDS encoding SDR family oxidoreductase: MTGATGFLGGRLARELIARGHRLYLLARSPEKVKRTFSTTELASIDVLAGDLTSPLLGADDAFIGTNKKKIDLVLHMAALVKFDEELRDELFETNLTGTKQALALTKALECPRFFHVSTAYTLGVREIGHETLYATDQPFHNPYEESKAHAEQAVWDERHHLDVSIFRPAIIVGDSKTGEADSKFTMYGYMRALEVFKRRLERRGAPDGPIRLVGSETGTSNLVPVDYVADVLLAAIEHARPNTIYNVTNDTPPRNEDMLDYMKHALAFPHLHITDTPTSSLSVVEQAFNDMVKVFNPYLNRDINFVDTNTKQLLAEAGYAPLDLNERSLKRIVDAYYDTKS; this comes from the coding sequence ATGACAGGCGCGACAGGATTTTTAGGAGGACGGTTGGCACGGGAATTGATCGCACGGGGGCATCGGCTCTACCTGCTCGCCCGCTCACCGGAAAAAGTGAAGCGCACCTTCTCGACGACAGAACTTGCATCTATCGACGTCCTCGCCGGGGACTTGACGTCTCCCCTTCTCGGCGCCGATGACGCGTTCATCGGGACGAACAAAAAGAAGATCGACCTGGTGCTCCATATGGCAGCGCTCGTCAAGTTCGACGAAGAGCTCCGGGACGAGCTGTTCGAGACGAACTTGACCGGGACGAAACAAGCACTCGCGCTCACGAAAGCGCTCGAGTGCCCCCGCTTCTTCCACGTCAGCACGGCCTATACGCTCGGTGTCCGTGAAATCGGACATGAGACGCTCTATGCGACGGACCAGCCGTTCCATAACCCGTATGAGGAGAGCAAAGCCCATGCGGAACAGGCGGTCTGGGACGAGCGGCATCATCTCGACGTATCGATCTTCCGTCCCGCTATCATCGTCGGGGACTCGAAGACCGGCGAAGCCGACTCGAAATTCACGATGTACGGCTACATGCGTGCGCTCGAGGTGTTCAAGCGCCGCCTTGAACGTCGTGGTGCGCCGGACGGGCCGATTCGTCTCGTCGGCTCCGAAACGGGGACTTCGAACCTCGTCCCGGTCGACTACGTCGCTGACGTCCTTCTCGCCGCGATCGAACACGCTCGTCCGAACACGATCTACAACGTGACGAATGACACACCACCGCGCAACGAAGACATGCTCGACTACATGAAACACGCGCTCGCCTTCCCTCATCTACACATCACGGACACACCGACATCGTCTTTGAGCGTCGTCGAGCAGGCGTTCAATGACATGGTCAAAGTATTCAACCCGTATTTGAATCGCGACATCAACTTCGTCGATACGAACACGAAACAACTTCTGGCCGAGGCCGGGTACGCACCGCTCGATTTGAACGAACGGTCACTCAAACGAATCGTCGACGCCTATTACGATACGAAATCATGA
- a CDS encoding MarR family winged helix-turn-helix transcriptional regulator, with amino-acid sequence MTTPVQTASRRQLVADAERGIRMNYRGVKKNLRAMFSQYLTRNEFFILRSLCQTSPQIASALSNEFQFSASMITALADELTKKGLISRERSERDRRVVELQATEEGRALFETLEDMKIEYLMDVFKDFSDEEVIVLSKLLDRMDA; translated from the coding sequence ATGACAACACCTGTCCAAACAGCATCCCGCCGTCAGCTCGTCGCTGACGCCGAACGCGGGATTCGCATGAACTATCGCGGAGTGAAAAAAAACCTCCGGGCGATGTTCTCACAATATTTAACGCGTAACGAATTCTTCATCCTTCGGTCGCTCTGCCAAACGAGCCCGCAAATCGCATCGGCCTTGTCGAATGAGTTTCAATTTTCAGCGTCTATGATCACCGCTCTTGCGGACGAATTGACGAAGAAAGGACTCATTTCGCGCGAGCGCAGTGAACGTGACCGCCGTGTCGTCGAGCTTCAAGCGACAGAAGAAGGCCGGGCCTTGTTCGAGACGTTAGAAGATATGAAGATTGAGTATTTGATGGACGTGTTCAAGGACTTCTCGGACGAAGAAGTGATCGTCCTCTCAAAACTGCTCGATCGCATGGACGCATAA
- a CDS encoding glutamine synthetase family protein has translation MANLFGTDKDGYRKQQAEIEKAVEEKGITQIHMYFSDVLGDLKLLTLSAKLLPEVFEGKTMFDGSSIDGFSSIKNSDLFLRPDLDRPRYEKDSDESILAFFCDVCTSEGERYEFDPRNVLKDALERAARDGYSIFVGAEPEFFIFDENGEFYDEAGYFSTRSEDKGYEVRQHIANRLSEVGFNIEAVHHEVAPAQHEIGIKYDDALRTADNIQFFKEIVQLAAQEKGAKVSFLPKPLRDVNGSGMHLNISVWKNDKDGKPTDNAFEEPDADYGLSKTARHFIEGILKHARATAIFTNPLPESYERLVPGFEAPVNICWSPSNRSSMIRIPASRGSATRVEVRNPDPSANPYLALAALIYAGLEGIEQQLEPSAPNEDDLFEYSAKQIESQGIASLPSTFHESIQSLKSDSFHNYFNEDLIDRYLSLIQVRK, from the coding sequence ATGGCAAATCTATTCGGAACTGATAAGGATGGCTACAGGAAGCAGCAAGCAGAGATTGAGAAAGCGGTCGAAGAGAAAGGGATCACCCAGATCCATATGTATTTCTCGGACGTCCTCGGAGATTTGAAGCTATTGACGCTGTCTGCGAAATTGTTGCCGGAAGTCTTTGAAGGGAAAACGATGTTCGACGGATCGTCCATCGACGGATTCTCTTCCATCAAAAACTCAGACTTATTCTTACGCCCGGATTTAGATCGTCCACGGTACGAAAAAGACAGTGACGAGAGCATCCTCGCCTTCTTCTGTGACGTTTGTACTTCTGAAGGGGAGCGATACGAGTTTGATCCCCGGAACGTCTTGAAAGATGCGCTCGAGCGTGCTGCCCGTGACGGCTACTCGATTTTCGTAGGGGCCGAGCCGGAGTTCTTTATCTTTGACGAGAACGGTGAATTTTATGACGAGGCCGGATACTTCTCGACCCGCTCGGAAGACAAAGGCTATGAGGTACGCCAACATATCGCCAACCGCTTGAGCGAAGTCGGCTTCAATATCGAGGCGGTCCACCATGAAGTGGCGCCGGCCCAGCATGAGATCGGTATCAAGTATGACGATGCACTCCGTACGGCCGACAATATCCAGTTCTTCAAGGAGATCGTCCAGCTCGCCGCCCAAGAGAAGGGCGCGAAAGTGTCATTCCTACCGAAGCCGCTCCGCGATGTGAACGGTTCGGGGATGCATTTGAACATCTCGGTCTGGAAGAACGATAAGGATGGAAAACCGACAGACAACGCCTTCGAGGAGCCGGATGCGGATTACGGTCTGTCTAAGACGGCCCGTCATTTCATCGAAGGGATCTTGAAGCATGCGCGTGCGACCGCCATCTTCACGAACCCGCTCCCAGAATCGTATGAACGTCTCGTCCCTGGTTTCGAGGCGCCGGTCAACATCTGCTGGAGCCCGTCGAACCGAAGCTCGATGATCCGGATCCCGGCATCGCGCGGTAGTGCGACACGCGTCGAAGTCCGCAACCCGGACCCGAGCGCGAACCCGTACTTGGCGCTCGCCGCTCTCATCTACGCCGGTCTCGAAGGAATCGAGCAACAGCTTGAACCGTCGGCACCAAACGAAGATGACTTGTTCGAGTACTCGGCGAAACAAATCGAGAGCCAAGGCATCGCCTCGCTCCCATCGACGTTCCATGAGTCGATTCAATCGCTCAAGTCGGACAGCTTCCACAACTATTTCAACGAAGATTTGATCGATCGTTACTTGTCGCTCATCCAAGTCCGCAAGTAA
- a CDS encoding GTP pyrophosphokinase, whose amino-acid sequence MPTQDMNAIMLDYLNEKEDYEAFAAKLKQLLSELLDDAGIQFHSIVARAKEAESLYAKLSRKPYQYRSLRDVQDLAGIRIVTYFHDDVRAVAQILEEEFRIDREQSIDKSTLLDPNEFGYLSVHYVVGLNEKRLALGEYRRYEEKEAEIQVRSILQHAWAEIEHDLGYKNPNAVPPEIKRSFSRVAGLLEIADSEFVNIRKQLRTFEQETVERIVETPEEVTITRDNLNYYIANDITVEKLDNAIFQSDWLLETDLSTIIELTRMFHYAEIRTFQDLSDTLEHYFKQAVNCATLLPSSLLPRQGMGVVYAVLAKLLAEGDDQQIEFFFRRFYPDLKHYDEIIQQLRVREEPT is encoded by the coding sequence ATGCCGACACAAGACATGAATGCGATCATGCTCGATTACTTGAATGAGAAGGAAGACTATGAGGCGTTCGCCGCCAAGCTGAAACAACTACTTAGCGAATTACTCGATGATGCCGGAATTCAGTTCCATTCCATCGTCGCCCGGGCGAAGGAAGCCGAGAGCCTCTACGCCAAACTATCAAGGAAACCGTATCAATACCGGTCGCTCCGTGACGTGCAAGACTTGGCCGGTATTCGGATCGTGACTTATTTTCACGATGACGTGCGCGCCGTCGCCCAAATCCTCGAAGAAGAGTTTCGGATCGACCGCGAGCAGTCGATTGACAAGTCGACGTTGCTCGACCCGAACGAATTCGGGTATTTATCAGTCCACTACGTCGTCGGGCTGAACGAAAAGCGGCTAGCGCTCGGCGAATACCGCCGCTATGAGGAGAAGGAGGCAGAGATTCAAGTCCGGTCGATCCTGCAACACGCTTGGGCCGAAATCGAGCACGACCTCGGGTATAAGAATCCGAACGCGGTGCCGCCGGAAATCAAACGTAGCTTCAGCCGGGTCGCCGGACTGCTTGAAATCGCCGACTCAGAGTTCGTGAACATTCGAAAACAGCTGCGTACGTTTGAGCAAGAGACGGTCGAACGCATCGTCGAAACACCGGAGGAAGTCACGATCACCCGTGACAACTTGAACTACTATATCGCCAATGACATCACCGTCGAGAAACTCGATAACGCCATTTTCCAAAGCGACTGGCTGCTCGAGACGGACCTCTCGACGATCATCGAATTGACACGCATGTTCCATTATGCGGAGATCCGGACGTTCCAAGACTTGAGTGACACGCTCGAACATTATTTTAAACAAGCCGTCAATTGTGCCACCCTATTGCCGTCTTCTCTTTTGCCGCGCCAAGGCATGGGTGTCGTCTATGCCGTCCTGGCAAAACTGCTCGCCGAAGGAGACGATCAACAAATCGAGTTCTTCTTCCGCCGGTTTTATCCAGATTTGAAACATTATGATGAAATCATCCAACAATTACGCGTCCGGGAAGAGCCGACATAA